In Sardina pilchardus chromosome 8, fSarPil1.1, whole genome shotgun sequence, a genomic segment contains:
- the rassf2a gene encoding ras association domain-containing protein 2a: MDDSQNGVQVGENKFISKSTILSHLKTYNLYYDGKTLQLRHREEEGELIVEGLLNISWGLKRPIRLQMQDDHERIKPPPSSTSWHSGCNLDAQSQEGAKQTPPPIEVTPPPDQSENNLMMKEDEEDEDYDTSSQLLRTKSDAGVLRRANRRSPSDQRRIRRHRFSINGHFYNHKTAVFTPAFGSVTNVRINSCMTTPQVLRVLFNKFKIENSPDEFSLYLVHTSGERMQLKRSDYPLIVRVLQGPCEQVCRIFLMEQDLGEEVTYDVAQYIKFEMPVLQSFITKLKEEEDREVQKLRTRYSYLRCILEKQLQCQPEGSTCM; this comes from the exons ATGGATGACAGCCAGAATGGCGTGCAGGTCGGAGAGAACAAGTTCATCAGCAa GAGCACCATTTTGTCACATCTGAAGACCTACAACCTCTACTATGACGGGAAGACTCTCCAGCTCAGACATAGAGAG GAGGAGGGCGAGCTGATCGTAGAGGGTCTGCTCAACATCTCCTGGGGTCTGAAACGACCAATCAGACTGCAGATGCAGGATGACCACGAGCGAATCAAAcctcccccttcctccactTCCTGGCACTCCGGCTGTAACCTGGATgcacagag CCAAGAGGGAGCCAAGCAGACCCCTCCTCCCATCGAGGTGACACCACCGCCTGACCAATCAGAGAACAACTTGATGAtgaaggaggatgaggaggatg AGGACTACGACACCTCCTCTCAGCTCCTCCGGACCAAGAGTGACGCCGGGGTGCTGAGACGGGCCAACCGACGGTCGCCTAGTGACCAGAGACGAATCAGACGCCACCGCTTTTCAATTAATGGACACTTTTATAACCACAAG acGGCTGTGTTCACTCCAGCGTTTGGCTCGGTGACCAACGTGCGCATCAACAGCTGCATGACTACGCCGCAGGTGCTGCGCGTGCTCTTCAACAAGTTCAAGATCGAGAACAGCCCCGACGAGTTCTCCCTCTACCTAGTGCACACCAGCGGAG aGCGTATGCAGCTGAAACGTAGCGACTATCCTCTGATCGTGAGGGTATTGCAGGGTCCCTGTGAACAAGTGTGCCGAATCTTCCTCATGGAGCAAGACTTGGGAGAGGAGGTTACCTACGAT GTGGCGCAGTATATCAAGTTTGAGATGCCCGTACTGCAGAGCTTCATCACCAAactcaaggaggaggaggaccgggAGGTGCAGAAATTAAGGACCAg GTACTCGTATCTCCGCTGCATCCTGGAGAAGCAGCTGCAGTGCCAGCCAGAGGGCAGCACCTGCATGTGA